From Pseudomonas hormoni:
GCCATCGCCTACCAGCAAACCGTGCTGCGGGCCTGGCATGAAATCGACGACCAACTGACCGCCTACAACGCCAGCCAACTGCGCCGCGACAGCCTCGCCGAAGCCGTACGCCAAAACCAGATCGCCCTGCGTACCGCGCAACAACAGTACGTGGAAGGGGTGGTGGACTTCGTCAACGTCCTCACTGTGCAAGGCGAGTTGCTGGCGACCCAGCAGCAATGGGTCGAGAGTTCGACCGGGGTGTCGCTGGCGATGGTCGGGTTGTACAAGGCGTTGGGTGGGGGATGGGAGTCGGTGTATCCGGTGGGGGAGATGGCGCAACTCAGGTAAAAAACTCCATCACCTTGACGCTCACCCACGCTGTCATAGACTCCGCTCATCCGTCAGGGAGTTACGGTTATGCGACGAGTTCGTGTGTGGGTTATCGGATTGACCTTTGTAACGTGTACCGCTCAGGCGCAAACGCCCGTAGCAGACGATCCGCTGTTGGACAGCAGCAGCGTCGGCAGCAGTAGTTCGGCAGCCAGCAGTGAGGCCCGTGGTGTGTTGCGGGCTCGGGATCAGGCGATGCTCGCCAGTGAGTTGTCCGGGCGGATTGTCGAGTTGCCGTTCAGTGAGGGCGAGTCGTTCAAGAAGGGCGATACGCTGGCGCGTTTCGATTGTTCGGCCTATCAGGCGCAGCTCAATGCGGCGCAGGCGGCCAGCCGTGGGGCCAATGAAGAGCTGGCTCACAACAGACAGCTAGCGGCATTGAATTCGGTCGGGCGGTTCGAAGTGGCGCGGGCCGAGGCCAGGCTCAGCGAGACGCAGGCGCAATCCCAGGTGTATCAGGTTCAGGTCAAACGCTGCAGCGTGGTGGCGCCGTTTGATGGTCAGGTC
This genomic window contains:
- a CDS encoding efflux RND transporter periplasmic adaptor subunit, which gives rise to MRRVRVWVIGLTFVTCTAQAQTPVADDPLLDSSSVGSSSSAASSEARGVLRARDQAMLASELSGRIVELPFSEGESFKKGDTLARFDCSAYQAQLNAAQAASRGANEELAHNRQLAALNSVGRFEVARAEARLSETQAQSQVYQVQVKRCSVVAPFDGQVVERKVQRYESVAAGAPLLDVVDNRTLEIHLLVPSRWMGKLKPGQTFSFVPDETGKPLDATVKRLGARIDEGSQTLLLVATLPSASGLLAGMSGTARFAELK